Genomic window (Aquipuribacter sp. SD81):
CCGCGCTCACGACGAGCGGGACGAGGTCGACGGGCTCGCGCGCGAGCGGGCGGCCGGAGTCGAGCCGGGCGAGCAGCAGCAGGTCGTCGACGAGCACCCCCATCCGGCGCGCCTCGGACTCGACCCGGGCCATCGCCGCGGCGACGTCGTCGGCGACGGGCTCGGGACGGCGGCGGACCAGCTCGGCGTAGCCGCGGATGGACGCCAGCGGCGTCCGGAGCTCGTGGCTGGCGTCGGCCACGAGCCGGCGCATCCGCGTCTCGCTGCGGTGCCGCTCCCCCAGCGCCGCCTCCACGTGGTCGAGCAGCCGGTTGAGGGCGGAGGCGACCTCGCCCACCTCGTCGTCGGTCGCCGCGACGTGCCCGGGCACCCGGTCGGGCACGGCGACCTCGCCGTTGGCGAGGTCCAGCGCTCGCACGCGCGTGGCGGTGCGGGTCACCTCCCGCAGCGGCCGCAGCGCCCGGTGCAGGACGGCGCCGCCGAGGACGACCACGACGAGGACCCCGACCGCGGTCGCCGTCACGCTGATGAGCAGCAGGCTGGACGAGGTGCCCCTGACCGCGGCCAGCGGCAGACCGGTGACGAGCGTGCTGCCGTCCGGGGTCGTCGTCGCCACCACGCGGTAGCGACCGAGCCCCCGCAGCAGCACGGTGCGGGGCGGCGCGCCCGGCTCGACGGCGGCCACCACCTTCCCGGCCGGCTCGGGCAGCCCGCGGGCGCGGCCGCGGCCGTCCAGGACGGCCGCCGCGGTGACCTCGCCGTCGTCGACCTCGGCCCCGAGCGTCCCCTCCGCCTGCCCGGGGACCAGGAGGAAGCCCGGGCCACCGGGCCCGGGGCCCGGTCTCCCCTGCTCGTCGGCGTCGTCGGCGCCCGGGCCGGACCGCGGCGGTCCGAGCTCGCGGGCGGTGCTCGCCCGCTGCACGGCGGCGGCGAGCTGGTCGTCGAGGCGGCCGACGAGGAAGGCCTGCAGGAGGGCGACGCTCACGGCCCCGACGGTCAGGGACACGACGGCGGTGACGGCCACGAGGGTGAGCAGGAGCCGACGCCGCAGGGTGAGCCGGCGCGGGCGCACCGCCCCGCCCGTGGGCGCGGTCACCTCACCCGGCCGCAGCGGGC
Coding sequences:
- a CDS encoding sensor histidine kinase, with the translated sequence MTAPTGGAVRPRRLTLRRRLLLTLVAVTAVVSLTVGAVSVALLQAFLVGRLDDQLAAAVQRASTARELGPPRSGPGADDADEQGRPGPGPGGPGFLLVPGQAEGTLGAEVDDGEVTAAAVLDGRGRARGLPEPAGKVVAAVEPGAPPRTVLLRGLGRYRVVATTTPDGSTLVTGLPLAAVRGTSSSLLLISVTATAVGVLVVVVLGGAVLHRALRPLREVTRTATRVRALDLANGEVAVPDRVPGHVAATDDEVGEVASALNRLLDHVEAALGERHRSETRMRRLVADASHELRTPLASIRGYAELVRRRPEPVADDVAAAMARVESEARRMGVLVDDLLLLARLDSGRPLAREPVDLVPLVVSAVSDAHAASPAHRWLLDLDAAGDEPVVVTGDEARLQQVVANLLGNARVHTPPGTTVRSSLAREAGEAVLVVADDGPGVPEELRATVFERFTRADSSRSRESGSTGLGLSIVAAVVGAHGGTVECPRRGHGAAFVVRLPLAAPEAAR